GGGCCACGGCTCACGCCGACATCGCCCGACAACAGCGAGCTGGCGGCCTGCCAGAGGATGATCCCACCGGCAGCGAAGATCCCGACGGCGACGAACAGCGAGACGAACGGCTCGATCCGCTCGTGGCCGTGGGGGTGCTCGAAGTCCGGCGGCTGTGTCGTCAGGTAGAGTCCGGCGACGATGACGAGACTGTAGGCGGTGTCGGCGAGGCTGTTGACCGCCTCCGAACCGACAGCCAGGCTCCCGGTCTCAGTCCAGACGACGGCCTTCAGGAGCACGAGCGCGAGATTCGCGCCCAGGATGACGAGACCGACCCGGCGGAGCACGTCCCGGCGTGACATTACGTCGTCGTTGCGCCGGGGGTGACTAAGCCGCTTCGCTCGCGTCGACGCCGGCTGGAGAACTGATCCCAGTGATCTCGAAGGTGGCACCGGTGGCCGTTCTCGAACGGTCGTCCGATTCCGTGTGTCCGTCGGGAGCGTCGTCGGCCGCTCGTCCCGACACCGTGATCTCCCAGCCGTGGGCGTCGACGATCTCGCTGACGATCGCCAGTCCGAAGCCGGTCCCCCCGTCGGTCGTCGAGTAGCCGGACTCGAACACCGCCTCTCGGTCGTCGACCGGGATGCCGGGACCGTCGTCTGCGACGTAGAAGCCGTTGCCCTCCGGTAGTCGCCCGACTCGAACGGTCACGTCGTCACCGCCGTGTTCGACCGCGTTCCGAAAGAGGTTCTCCAGGAGTTGACGGAAGCGGTCGGGATCGGCGACGAGGTCGAGATCGGTTTCGACGACCAGATCGGCGTCGCCGGCCTCGATGACCTCCCAGCACGACGCCGCCAGCGACGCGAGCGAGATCGGTTCGGTCTCGTCGATGGGCTGGCCCTGCCGGGCGAGCGAGAGCACGTCGTCGATGAGCGTCTCCATCCGGTCGAGCGCCCGCTCCCCGCGCTCGAAGTGTGAGGAGTCCCCCGTCTCGCGAGCGCCCTCGAACGCGCCCCGCAACACCTGCAAGGGGTTCCGGAGGTCGTGAGAGACGACGCTGGCGAACTCTTCGAGGCGCTCGTTCTGGCGCTGGAGTTCGCGTCGGTCGCGCTCGCGCTCCGTGATGTCGGTAAAGAGCACGAGCCGACCGACCGGTGACCGTCCGGCGGCGAAGGGACTCTCTGTGAGCTGGTAGTACCGGATCTCGCCGCCGTCGCGGACGGACAGCACCCCCGATTCGGAGTCGAGTGCCTCGGCGACGGACGGAACGACGCTCCAGAGGGGCTGTCCGATCACGTCCAGCCGATCGAGCGCGGGAAAGAGGGCGGCCGCTGCTCCGTTGTACTCCCGGAGCTGGTCGCGTTCGTTCACGATGAGGATGGGCTTGTCGTCTCCGTCCGCGAGCCCGATCGCCTGGAACCGTTCGCGGAAGACGAACGAGACGCCGACGGCGAAGACCGCGACACCGAGCGGTTCGTGGCTCACGTCGACGAGCAGGGGCGTCGCGTGCCCGATGAAGTTCAGTGCGAACGGTGCCCCCGTCACCGCGACGAGGAGGCCGAACGGCCACGTCTTGTAACTGACCTGCCGGAGCCGCTCGAAGAGCATGAAGTAGCCGACGAACGTCAGCGCGTAGCAGAGCCCGATGACGATCCAGTGTGCGGGGCCGTGTGTCACGGCCAGGTGGGGGAACGGCTCCGTCGCGGTCCGGGTCGCGAAGTACAGTCCGTGATACGAGTTCGTGACCTTCAGCGCGACGATCGCGAGGAAGATCGCGACGGCCGCGCGTCGGAGGCCGGTGCTGCGATGGAGCGTCCGTCCGGTGAACGCCGAACAGAAGTACAGCCAGGCACCGACCGTCGCGATGCCGACGACGAGGCCGACGACGTAGAACGCGGTTTTGAGCCCTGGATCGGGCACGAGGAAGTAGCCCAGGTACGAGAGCGCCCAGCCACCGCTGGTCAGGAGCAGCGCCGTCAGTCCTCGTCGCGTGCCAGACGCTTCGAGCTGCTGGACTCTGTGGATGCTCACGAAGCAGGCCAGTGTTGCCACAGTGAACACCAGGAGATAGCCCGCGTAGGTGAGGTCACCAGACAACTGAATGATCACTCGAAGACTCCGTCTGTTGTAGTGCTCACCGCCCGACGATCATGACACTATCGTTCCCGACAGTTCGAGACACGTTCGGTCCCGAACGAGACGGCGGTGTCGTCGTCGACGACCGTCGCGTCGTCCTGGGCCGCGAACCCCTCGTGAACGCGGTCGTACGTGTCTTCCAGCCCCTCGACGATCACCTGCGTGTCGCTGACCACCGGCATGAAGTTCGTGTCCCCCTCCCAGCGGGGGACGACGTGGGTGTGGAGGTGGTCCTCGATCGAGCCGCCCGCGGGCCCGCCACCGAGGTTCAGCCCGGCGTTGAAGGCGTCCGGGTCGAGCGACGCCTCCAGAGCGTCGAACGTCCGCTGTTTCAGGCGAGCGTGTGCGAGCAACACCTCCTCCGGGAGGGCTCGGTAGTCGCCCGTGTGCTGGTTGGGAATGACCATGACGTGGCCCGGACTGTACGGCGCGTTGTTCAGCAACACGTAGGCGTGGTCGTTGCGGGCGACGACTCTGTGCTCCCGGTCGTCGTCGCGCTCGGGCAACGCGCAGAACACGCAGTCGACATCCGGGTTCTTCTCCTCCCGTTCGACCCACTCGATCCGCCACGGCGCGAACACCTGCTCCATGGCCGTGGGTCGACCGCGAGACGGTAAATCGCTTTGCCACGAAACGATCCGTTCCAGTATTTAAACCTTGTTGCCGTTTACGGGTAG
Above is a genomic segment from Halomicrobium sp. LC1Hm containing:
- a CDS encoding HIT family protein; the protein is MEQVFAPWRIEWVEREEKNPDVDCVFCALPERDDDREHRVVARNDHAYVLLNNAPYSPGHVMVIPNQHTGDYRALPEEVLLAHARLKQRTFDALEASLDPDAFNAGLNLGGGPAGGSIEDHLHTHVVPRWEGDTNFMPVVSDTQVIVEGLEDTYDRVHEGFAAQDDATVVDDDTAVSFGTERVSNCRER
- a CDS encoding ATP-binding protein, translated to MIIQLSGDLTYAGYLLVFTVATLACFVSIHRVQQLEASGTRRGLTALLLTSGGWALSYLGYFLVPDPGLKTAFYVVGLVVGIATVGAWLYFCSAFTGRTLHRSTGLRRAAVAIFLAIVALKVTNSYHGLYFATRTATEPFPHLAVTHGPAHWIVIGLCYALTFVGYFMLFERLRQVSYKTWPFGLLVAVTGAPFALNFIGHATPLLVDVSHEPLGVAVFAVGVSFVFRERFQAIGLADGDDKPILIVNERDQLREYNGAAAALFPALDRLDVIGQPLWSVVPSVAEALDSESGVLSVRDGGEIRYYQLTESPFAAGRSPVGRLVLFTDITERERDRRELQRQNERLEEFASVVSHDLRNPLQVLRGAFEGARETGDSSHFERGERALDRMETLIDDVLSLARQGQPIDETEPISLASLAASCWEVIEAGDADLVVETDLDLVADPDRFRQLLENLFRNAVEHGGDDVTVRVGRLPEGNGFYVADDGPGIPVDDREAVFESGYSTTDGGTGFGLAIVSEIVDAHGWEITVSGRAADDAPDGHTESDDRSRTATGATFEITGISSPAGVDASEAA